The following coding sequences lie in one Rhodothermales bacterium genomic window:
- a CDS encoding ferritin-like domain-containing protein: MKTLIDLYVHEIKDLYSAEKQLTETLPKMVEAANAPELREAFASHLKETRQHLEKVHNLLKNLGENPGRTKCKGMEGLLEEGEDAIDEEASPAVRDAFLIAAAQRVEHYEISGYGTARAYAHSLGREEDAEVLNQILDQEYSADRKLGKLAEGHLNEAAMQG, from the coding sequence ATGAAAACTCTCATAGATCTATACGTGCACGAAATTAAGGACCTGTACAGCGCCGAAAAGCAGCTGACCGAAACGTTGCCCAAAATGGTCGAAGCGGCCAACGCGCCAGAATTGCGAGAAGCGTTCGCAAGTCACCTGAAAGAAACCCGGCAGCACCTGGAGAAGGTGCACAACCTTCTGAAGAACCTGGGCGAGAACCCTGGTAGGACGAAGTGTAAGGGCATGGAAGGCCTGCTGGAGGAGGGCGAGGACGCAATCGACGAAGAGGCGTCGCCGGCCGTGCGAGACGCCTTCCTGATCGCCGCCGCGCAGCGGGTGGAGCATTACGAGATCTCGGGCTACGGCACGGCTCGCGCCTATGCACACTCGCTCGGCCGGGAAGAGGATGCCGAAGTCCTGAATCAGATCCTCGATCAGGAGTACTCGGCTGACAGAAAGCTCGGCAAGCTTGCGGAAGGCCATCTCAACGAAGCCGCCATGCAAGGGTAG